From one Verrucomicrobiota bacterium genomic stretch:
- a CDS encoding acetyl-CoA carboxylase carboxyltransferase subunit alpha, translated as MFTKKAKSPDRQYILEFERPLRELQRNLDELLERSQGAKIDISSEIHALEGKIANEEHRIFANLTTWQRVLIARHPSRPYAQDYIKNIFTDFQELHGDRRFGDDQAIMGGFADLDGEPVMVTGQRKGRSLEENIAYNFGCPYPEGYRKALRLMRLAEKFSLPIITFVDTPGAYPGIGSEERHVAEAIAFNLQEMGRLATPILSIVIGEGGSGGALGIAVSDRVFVLENAYYSVISPEGCAAILWKDRKFAPEAAEALQLSPQNLLQFGIVEEIIPEPLGGAHRNPDFVFEATKETLLRHLKSLKKLSEKQLLEKRYQRFRSIGIFSETEQ; from the coding sequence ATGTTTACCAAGAAGGCGAAATCTCCGGATCGGCAGTATATCCTTGAGTTCGAGCGGCCACTTCGAGAGCTCCAGAGAAACCTTGACGAGTTGTTGGAGCGTTCTCAGGGAGCGAAGATCGATATTTCGTCGGAAATCCATGCTCTTGAAGGGAAAATTGCCAATGAGGAGCACCGCATCTTTGCCAATCTAACCACCTGGCAACGGGTCCTGATCGCGCGGCATCCGAGTCGGCCTTACGCACAGGATTACATCAAAAATATTTTTACGGATTTCCAAGAGCTCCACGGCGATCGTCGGTTTGGCGATGATCAGGCGATTATGGGCGGTTTTGCCGATCTCGATGGTGAACCCGTCATGGTTACCGGGCAGCGTAAGGGTCGATCGCTTGAGGAAAATATTGCGTACAATTTCGGGTGTCCCTACCCCGAGGGTTATCGAAAAGCGCTGCGGCTCATGCGGCTCGCCGAAAAATTTTCTTTACCGATTATCACTTTCGTCGATACCCCAGGTGCCTATCCTGGCATTGGATCCGAAGAACGCCACGTCGCGGAGGCGATCGCGTTTAACCTTCAAGAAATGGGGAGGCTCGCGACCCCAATTTTGTCGATAGTCATCGGTGAAGGCGGTTCTGGGGGTGCGCTGGGTATTGCGGTCTCCGATCGGGTATTCGTTCTCGAAAATGCTTATTATTCCGTCATTTCTCCCGAAGGCTGTGCCGCGATTTTATGGAAAGATCGCAAATTTGCCCCAGAAGCTGCCGAAGCGCTCCAGTTATCGCCGCAAAACCTCTTACAGTTCGGAATCGTTGAGGAAATTATTCCCGAACCTCTCGGAGGCGCGCACCGTAACCCGGATTTTGTCTTCGAGGCGACGAAAGAAACGCTATTGCGACACCTCAAATCTCTTAAAAAGCTTTCTGAAAAACAGCTACTCGAGAAGCGCTACCAACGTTTTCGTTCTATCGGTATTTTTTCTGAAACTGAGCAATAA
- a CDS encoding peptide ABC transporter substrate-binding protein gives MKCLRTLFLVLVLVGIVIAVRHFQLLPTAKDTLRIGNSTEVATLDPQLAPGLDEGKVVSAIFEGLFVPATRDLKPLPGVAESYVVSKNRREYTFTLRENARWSNGDPVVAGDFVNAVRRGLSTNLGSPWAELYFVLLNAQRYYNDEVTDFSKVGIEAVNSRTLKLTLEEPIDYLPSLLMHWAWSPVHKTSIKRFGSPYDRNNPWTRVGNIVTNGPYVLQSIEVGDKIVVSKNKYYWDYDNVAIGTIQFLSGVDTMTEENMFNANQIDITDNVAAEKIEFYKSQKLLKTTATLGSFFFWFNCTRPPFDDVRVRKALSLAIDRSAIGKLRGRGDGFEAYALVPPGTFNYNADRHLMSEDVTLAKQLLREAGYPDGKGFPKVAFVYNTTPGQKLIAEAVQEMWRRNLGIKIDLQSFEWGVFLGERRAHNFAICRGGWIGDYNDATTFLDLFRSDSPNNHAQWKNKEYDALLEQAAKAPENRAAILSEAERLIFDEMPIVPLYYDSTCHLVAKRVGGWHANILDWHALKFVYFR, from the coding sequence ATGAAGTGTTTACGAACTCTTTTCCTCGTTTTGGTTCTAGTCGGTATTGTGATTGCGGTGAGGCACTTTCAGCTCTTGCCGACAGCCAAAGATACCCTTCGCATTGGGAATTCGACGGAAGTTGCCACTTTAGATCCGCAATTAGCACCGGGGCTCGATGAAGGAAAGGTCGTCTCTGCGATTTTCGAGGGGTTATTTGTTCCGGCGACCCGTGATTTGAAACCATTACCGGGAGTTGCGGAGTCATATGTCGTTTCTAAGAATCGAAGGGAGTACACTTTTACTCTACGTGAAAATGCGCGATGGAGTAATGGCGATCCTGTTGTTGCCGGAGATTTCGTCAATGCCGTCCGCCGCGGGCTCTCAACCAATCTCGGTTCGCCGTGGGCGGAACTTTATTTTGTACTTCTGAATGCGCAGCGCTACTACAATGACGAGGTTACCGATTTCTCAAAAGTTGGCATCGAGGCGGTCAACAGTAGAACTTTGAAGCTCACACTGGAGGAACCTATCGATTATCTCCCCTCGTTGCTTATGCATTGGGCATGGTCCCCCGTTCACAAGACTTCCATTAAGCGTTTTGGTAGTCCTTATGATCGTAACAATCCGTGGACACGTGTTGGGAACATCGTGACTAATGGACCCTATGTACTTCAGTCAATTGAGGTTGGAGACAAGATTGTCGTTTCGAAAAACAAGTATTACTGGGATTACGATAATGTCGCTATTGGGACGATTCAATTTCTTTCCGGAGTCGATACCATGACCGAGGAAAATATGTTTAATGCCAATCAGATCGATATCACGGACAACGTCGCAGCAGAAAAGATCGAGTTTTATAAATCACAAAAACTGCTCAAAACGACGGCAACACTGGGTTCATTCTTTTTCTGGTTTAATTGTACCCGTCCACCATTCGATGATGTGCGCGTACGCAAAGCACTCAGTCTGGCCATTGATCGTTCGGCAATTGGTAAACTTCGGGGACGTGGTGATGGGTTTGAAGCCTATGCGCTCGTACCTCCTGGGACATTTAACTATAATGCGGACCGCCACCTGATGTCTGAAGATGTCACCCTCGCGAAACAACTGCTCCGCGAGGCAGGGTATCCTGACGGGAAAGGGTTTCCCAAAGTAGCATTTGTTTACAACACAACGCCAGGACAAAAGCTCATCGCGGAAGCCGTACAAGAGATGTGGCGCCGTAATCTGGGCATTAAAATCGATCTGCAGAGCTTCGAATGGGGTGTTTTTTTAGGCGAGCGTCGCGCGCATAATTTTGCAATTTGCCGTGGAGGTTGGATCGGCGACTATAATGATGCGACCACCTTTCTTGACCTGTTTCGCTCTGACAGCCCTAATAATCATGCGCAATGGAAAAATAAGGAATACGATGCTCTTCTCGAACAGGCGGCTAAAGCGCCGGAAAATCGTGCCGCAATCCTCTCTGAGGCCGAGCGTCTAATTTTTGACGAGATGCCGATTGTACCACTCTATTACGATTCTACGTGTCACCTCGTTGCAAAGCGCGTCGGCGGCTGGCACGCCAATATCCTCGACTGGCACGCGCTCAAGTTTGTATACTTCCGTTAA
- a CDS encoding putative Na+/H+ antiporter: MYCLLSTLNLLPIPLETYGTANLENLAQILAHRIQCAPFNAFATTIFLCAVLHTFFAPIFQKIATRFDGNEARDRMLHTLFHFLGEIEVIFGLWILPLAIGILYLYDYRTLAGYIQSVNYVEPMFIAVIMTIAASRPILQFAQRCMQRVASLGGCTPKAWWFAILTIGPLLGSFITEPAAITISALLLSQQFYALEPSMKFRYATLGLLFVNVSVGGVLTHFAAPPVLMVAERWGWNTPYMFTHFGVIAMLGIAIATALYGFLFRRELHILQERSRKVEEKSQEQPTVPLWIIGIHLCFLIWTIVNIHTPALFILGFLFFLGFVQVTAPYQTPISLRSPVLVGFFLAGLVTHGGLQQWWIEPVLGQLGESSLFWGATLLTAFNDNAAITYLSSLVPSIAQNAALKHAVVCGAVTGGGLTVIANAPNPAGQAILSKHFSKKISPLRLLMGALPPTLILATCFLCL, from the coding sequence ATGTACTGTCTTTTGAGCACCCTTAATCTACTTCCTATACCGCTTGAAACCTATGGAACGGCGAATTTGGAAAATTTAGCGCAAATTCTTGCCCATCGGATTCAATGTGCTCCATTTAACGCATTTGCGACAACGATCTTTCTTTGTGCGGTACTGCACACATTTTTCGCTCCCATTTTTCAGAAAATCGCTACGCGTTTTGACGGCAATGAGGCACGCGACCGCATGCTTCATACTCTATTTCATTTTTTGGGCGAAATTGAGGTAATTTTTGGACTCTGGATACTGCCCTTAGCAATTGGGATTCTTTATCTTTACGACTACAGGACCTTAGCGGGCTACATCCAATCCGTCAATTACGTGGAGCCCATGTTTATCGCCGTTATCATGACGATCGCAGCAAGCCGGCCGATCTTACAATTCGCACAACGCTGTATGCAGCGCGTTGCATCACTTGGGGGTTGTACTCCAAAAGCATGGTGGTTCGCCATTTTGACCATTGGTCCGCTCTTGGGATCGTTTATTACCGAGCCTGCCGCAATTACCATTTCCGCACTGCTTTTGTCGCAACAATTTTACGCCCTCGAGCCATCGATGAAATTTCGTTATGCGACGCTTGGACTGCTGTTTGTCAATGTCTCCGTCGGCGGTGTCTTGACCCACTTTGCTGCACCGCCGGTCCTTATGGTCGCCGAACGTTGGGGCTGGAATACGCCCTATATGTTCACGCACTTCGGAGTGATTGCGATGCTAGGAATTGCAATCGCAACAGCCCTTTACGGATTTCTCTTTCGGAGAGAGTTGCATATTTTGCAGGAAAGGTCCCGGAAAGTCGAAGAGAAATCGCAAGAACAACCTACGGTTCCGTTATGGATTATCGGAATTCATCTTTGCTTTCTCATCTGGACAATCGTTAACATTCATACACCGGCACTTTTTATTTTGGGCTTCCTTTTCTTTTTGGGGTTTGTTCAGGTTACAGCCCCTTATCAGACCCCAATCTCGTTGCGATCGCCTGTCCTCGTGGGATTTTTTCTAGCGGGTCTCGTCACTCATGGCGGTTTACAACAATGGTGGATTGAGCCTGTACTTGGACAGCTCGGCGAATCATCTCTATTTTGGGGCGCAACGCTGCTCACGGCATTTAACGACAACGCGGCAATTACCTATCTCTCTTCTTTAGTACCCTCTATTGCTCAAAATGCGGCGCTCAAACATGCGGTCGTCTGCGGTGCGGTAACCGGAGGTGGCCTGACGGTCATTGCCAATGCACCGAACCCCGCAGGCCAGGCGATTTTATCCAAACATTTTTCGAAAAAAATTTCACCGTTGAGATTGCTTATGGGAGCACTTCCGCCAACACTTATCCTCGCAACTTGCTTTCTTTGCCTATAA
- a CDS encoding class I SAM-dependent methyltransferase has product MDVLKGVVPLLLMVSTALSCFASGGVEKVAQEVTCCDLCGGNKLAEKATHDASLEWGYVWDYYAAHPENDVPFAAIPRKFHWLCCPDCQLAMVSPRLNDNVVMRFYDEYFSGKYKGFVHDYDSNFREGIFSYYMSLIEKHYTKKSKGEERFLDVGCADGVFMKLAKEKGFVCYGNDVTDLSQKEASRYGEVIRCDAIDYFHRFEDGFFDVIAMVDTLEHFRSPSAILEALKGKIRPGGLLFLETPDFDANFEGDRMSRHFHLFNKASMKFFLEKNGFTVEEFAKDRSGRYNPGDVKVDDRFLVVIARKK; this is encoded by the coding sequence ATGGATGTTCTGAAAGGAGTTGTGCCGCTCCTACTTATGGTAAGTACTGCGTTGAGCTGTTTTGCTAGCGGGGGTGTTGAGAAAGTTGCGCAAGAGGTAACTTGTTGTGATTTGTGCGGCGGTAACAAGCTAGCTGAAAAGGCAACGCATGATGCTTCGTTGGAGTGGGGTTACGTTTGGGATTATTACGCTGCACATCCGGAGAATGATGTGCCGTTTGCCGCTATTCCTCGAAAATTTCACTGGTTGTGTTGTCCGGATTGTCAGCTCGCGATGGTGTCGCCCCGTTTAAATGACAATGTAGTAATGCGATTCTACGACGAGTATTTTTCAGGAAAGTACAAAGGGTTTGTCCATGATTATGACTCCAATTTCCGGGAAGGTATTTTCTCCTATTACATGAGTTTAATCGAGAAGCACTACACAAAAAAAAGCAAAGGCGAAGAACGTTTTTTAGATGTTGGTTGTGCGGATGGGGTTTTCATGAAGTTAGCCAAAGAAAAGGGCTTTGTTTGTTATGGAAATGATGTAACAGACCTTTCTCAAAAGGAGGCGTCGCGTTATGGAGAGGTGATTCGGTGTGACGCGATCGATTATTTTCATCGATTTGAGGATGGGTTCTTCGATGTAATTGCGATGGTGGATACGCTGGAACATTTTCGATCACCGTCAGCAATTTTAGAAGCTTTGAAAGGGAAGATTCGTCCGGGAGGGTTGCTGTTTCTTGAGACGCCAGATTTTGACGCGAATTTTGAGGGTGATCGGATGTCGCGGCACTTTCATCTCTTTAATAAAGCTTCAATGAAGTTTTTTTTAGAAAAAAACGGCTTTACCGTTGAAGAATTCGCAAAGGACCGCTCGGGACGCTATAACCCGGGAGATGTCAAAGTGGATGATAGATTCTTGGTTGTTATAGCGCGCAAAAAATAA
- a CDS encoding RNA pseudouridine synthase, giving the protein MAPGVHVVAVDPNGVVALYKPCGIMSIPNRPGHCRRALLSLGYDPVQRCYQNNREKFFLLNRLDTPTSGIVLGCTSLSVTKAIRQAFAAGCVQKEYRALVQYQSLPQKGIFRDVLQKQRLKDCVRSCRVEPKLHSQGTLAITRYMLIRTVSLGSEMPTLAIYQLQPVTGRTHQLRVQCALRQMPIVGDQTYGDFKLNRQLVPILGKRLYLQSCAIDLEYCYQGQSFQFSAQVPYEF; this is encoded by the coding sequence ATGGCGCCTGGGGTTCATGTTGTGGCTGTTGACCCCAACGGGGTGGTTGCACTCTATAAGCCATGTGGAATTATGTCGATTCCCAATCGTCCGGGGCACTGTCGCCGTGCGTTGCTGAGTCTCGGTTACGATCCCGTGCAGCGATGTTATCAGAATAATCGAGAAAAGTTTTTTCTCCTGAATCGCCTCGATACGCCGACCTCGGGTATTGTATTGGGCTGCACTTCGCTTTCTGTTACCAAGGCAATTCGTCAAGCTTTTGCGGCGGGGTGTGTCCAGAAAGAGTACCGCGCGCTCGTACAGTATCAATCGCTGCCGCAGAAAGGCATTTTTCGTGACGTCTTGCAAAAACAACGGCTTAAAGATTGTGTTCGATCATGCCGTGTAGAACCAAAACTACATTCTCAAGGCACGCTTGCCATCACGCGGTATATGTTAATTCGGACTGTTTCTTTGGGTAGTGAAATGCCCACTTTGGCGATTTATCAGTTGCAGCCGGTGACGGGGAGGACGCACCAACTCCGGGTTCAGTGCGCATTGCGGCAAATGCCGATTGTTGGCGATCAAACTTATGGGGATTTTAAATTAAACCGACAGTTGGTACCGATTTTAGGGAAGCGGCTCTACCTCCAATCTTGCGCTATTGATTTGGAGTACTGTTATCAAGGGCAGTCGTTTCAATTTTCTGCGCAGGTTCCTTACGAATTTTAA
- a CDS encoding UDP-N-acetylmuramoyl-L-alanyl-D-glutamate--2,6-diaminopimelate ligase: MQCAWESSVLEDRTADQVTSDSRKAGPGKMFFALPSRAHDVKDFVDDAIQRGCREVVLSSQDVVDLRDVKFYVATDVVGVFAQALHRLLPVDNHSLWGVTGTNGKTTVTYLIRHLLGRSTALIGTIVDDLLVESHEAAQTTPSLESLYRMIATVPKSAPVAIELSSHGLDQRRHCGLQFDAAIFTNLTSDHLDYHGNSMAYFAAKRKLFTDTPRPRCNIFNIGDPYGERLWRELGGVTYGVNVPADYQAQNIQMHPEGTSFDLKYHGKYYPCRSPLLGDFNVENALAAIAAIHEVEGIALEKLCRRLATFPGVPGRLESVVQINGVAVFVDFAHTEDGLRRVLQTLQKLKPKKIITIFGCGGERDRTKRPKMMQVACERSSLVIATADNPRHEAIEDIFHDMRLGVRHRNVLFEPDRRQAIEMALQHAQPGDIVLVAGKGHERYQVVGDQKIPFSDQDCVRTYFEAAKVL; encoded by the coding sequence ATGCAGTGTGCGTGGGAGTCGTCTGTATTGGAAGATCGCACAGCGGATCAGGTGACTTCAGATAGCCGAAAAGCGGGGCCAGGGAAAATGTTTTTTGCGCTCCCGAGCCGGGCACACGACGTTAAAGATTTTGTTGATGATGCGATTCAGCGCGGATGTCGCGAGGTTGTTCTTTCTTCACAAGACGTAGTTGATTTGCGTGACGTAAAATTTTATGTCGCCACAGACGTTGTTGGAGTTTTTGCGCAGGCACTTCATCGACTTTTACCGGTCGACAACCATTCTTTGTGGGGGGTTACAGGGACCAATGGGAAAACGACCGTCACGTACCTCATCCGGCATCTATTGGGGAGGTCGACAGCGCTCATTGGAACTATCGTTGATGATTTGTTAGTTGAAAGTCACGAGGCGGCTCAAACAACCCCCAGTTTGGAATCGCTGTACCGTATGATTGCCACAGTTCCAAAAAGCGCCCCTGTCGCGATCGAGTTGAGTTCACACGGCCTCGATCAACGGCGCCACTGTGGGCTCCAATTCGATGCCGCGATTTTTACCAATTTGACGAGCGATCATCTAGATTATCACGGCAACTCGATGGCGTACTTTGCCGCAAAGCGAAAATTGTTTACCGACACCCCAAGGCCACGGTGCAATATTTTCAACATCGGCGATCCGTACGGAGAACGCTTATGGCGAGAGCTTGGGGGCGTAACCTACGGGGTTAATGTACCTGCGGATTACCAAGCACAAAATATTCAGATGCATCCCGAGGGAACTTCTTTTGACCTTAAATATCACGGAAAATATTATCCCTGTCGTAGTCCGTTACTGGGGGATTTTAACGTCGAAAATGCACTGGCGGCTATTGCGGCGATTCATGAAGTTGAGGGTATCGCGTTAGAAAAATTATGTCGGCGATTAGCGACTTTCCCGGGTGTTCCAGGCCGTTTGGAGAGTGTGGTCCAGATCAATGGGGTAGCTGTTTTTGTCGATTTTGCACATACGGAAGATGGGCTGCGTCGCGTTTTACAGACGCTCCAAAAACTAAAACCGAAAAAAATAATTACGATTTTTGGTTGCGGCGGAGAACGCGATCGAACAAAACGCCCTAAAATGATGCAAGTTGCGTGCGAGCGGTCGTCGCTTGTTATCGCGACGGCGGATAATCCACGTCATGAGGCAATTGAGGATATTTTTCATGATATGCGTTTAGGAGTCCGACATCGCAACGTTCTGTTCGAACCCGATCGGCGACAGGCGATCGAAATGGCGTTACAGCACGCACAACCCGGTGATATTGTTTTGGTTGCAGGGAAGGGACATGAACGTTATCAAGTGGTTGGAGACCAAAAAATCCCATTCAGCGACCAAGACTGTGTTCGTACATATTTTGAGGCGGCGAAGGTGTTATGA
- the mtaB gene encoding tRNA (N(6)-L-threonylcarbamoyladenosine(37)-C(2))-methylthiotransferase MtaB, with translation MKIYVHTHGCRLNAAESRTIVEQLEAKGHTIAPDFDTSVDAAVVNTCAVTALAESKCRQTLRQIVRQNPKIHLFVTGCLAENAAESLKAMHPYICVIGNAEKSKLLEHIEQVERGQQFPYIFHNPLPKSEFRTSCALVPVYEKRYNLKIQEGCDFCCSYCIIPRLRGRSRSRAFDDLLQDAAEHVKKGVKEIILTGVNIGTYSSDGKDLSDVIQALNAIPGLLRIRLSSIELKTIPQKIFEQMRDPQNKLLHYLHVPLQSGSDRILKKMRRHYNLEEARVFFEKAAATIPNVGLGTDIIVGFPGETEEDFQASVDFFEQSPLQYAHVFSYSRRPGTVADLSHDFVAPAEINRRSQQLRALSAQKRRHFLERYLLKEMDVLFEDREPGGFHGLTENYIKVWVPDPGRDLTNQLHKVTLTRISEEGVVAELVNEK, from the coding sequence ATGAAGATTTACGTTCATACTCATGGGTGTCGCCTGAATGCCGCGGAAAGCCGTACAATTGTAGAGCAGCTCGAAGCCAAAGGTCATACAATTGCACCGGACTTCGATACTTCCGTCGACGCGGCGGTCGTGAATACCTGCGCGGTTACGGCATTGGCGGAGTCGAAATGTCGTCAAACACTCCGTCAGATTGTTCGTCAAAATCCCAAAATCCATCTCTTTGTAACGGGGTGCCTAGCGGAAAATGCGGCAGAATCTCTAAAGGCGATGCACCCGTATATTTGTGTCATTGGCAACGCGGAAAAATCGAAACTCCTTGAACACATTGAGCAAGTCGAACGTGGACAGCAATTTCCCTACATTTTCCATAATCCCTTACCGAAATCAGAATTTCGCACAAGCTGCGCTTTGGTGCCGGTTTACGAAAAACGCTACAATCTCAAAATTCAGGAAGGATGCGATTTTTGCTGTAGTTATTGCATTATTCCGCGGTTGCGGGGGCGCTCTCGGAGCCGGGCATTTGACGATTTATTACAGGACGCCGCGGAACATGTCAAAAAAGGCGTCAAGGAAATCATCCTTACGGGCGTTAATATCGGGACATATTCGAGCGATGGCAAAGATTTGTCGGATGTTATCCAGGCGTTGAACGCGATTCCGGGATTATTGCGGATTCGTCTGAGTAGCATCGAGCTGAAAACAATTCCTCAAAAGATTTTTGAACAAATGCGAGATCCTCAAAACAAGCTTTTACACTACCTTCATGTCCCATTACAATCAGGGAGCGATCGTATTTTAAAGAAAATGCGACGTCATTACAACCTCGAGGAGGCGAGGGTATTTTTTGAAAAAGCTGCGGCTACGATTCCTAATGTCGGGCTCGGGACGGATATTATTGTCGGGTTCCCGGGAGAAACCGAGGAGGATTTTCAGGCGTCTGTCGACTTTTTTGAACAGTCACCCTTACAGTACGCGCACGTCTTTTCGTATTCCCGTCGTCCAGGAACCGTTGCGGATTTAAGTCACGATTTTGTTGCGCCCGCTGAGATCAACCGCCGTAGTCAGCAACTCCGCGCGTTGAGCGCACAAAAGCGTCGTCACTTCCTTGAGCGCTATCTTTTAAAAGAAATGGATGTTTTATTTGAAGATCGCGAACCCGGTGGTTTCCACGGGTTAACGGAAAATTACATCAAAGTTTGGGTGCCTGATCCAGGACGCGATCTAACGAATCAGTTGCATAAAGTAACATTAACACGGATTTCGGAAGAAGGGGTTGTTGCGGAACTTGTTAACGAAAAATGA
- the glgB gene encoding 1,4-alpha-glucan branching protein GlgB, translating into MVISERELLAFAHGACRCPHDLLGAHLVEDSTVVVRAFLQDAARCGVVVVASGNIFQMEKIHEAGFFEVTVESDHIFEYILRVVYPGGRIEEMRDPYAFFPTVSEYDCYLFNQGKHEQVFEKLGAHVVTHENILGTSFCVWAPSAKRVSVVGKFNRWDGRYGLMRPLGNSGLWELFIPEDLSGEKYKYEIIGADGELRLKSDPCGQYFEAPPHNASIVIKSDFSWEDQVYFSAKKNYKSEAISIYEVHLDSWRRVVEEENRPMTYREVAVALCEYVKNMGFSHIELLPITEYPFLGSWGYQVTGFYAPTNRYGIPDDFRYFVNYCHQQGIGVIIDWVPAHFPKDAFALENFDGTHLYEHADPKQREHKEWGTYIFNYGRHEVRNFLIGSALFWLESMHVDGIRIDAVASMLYLDYAKRPGEWIPNRYGGHENIEAIEFLRALNDTIHRKFPYAITIAEESTSFAGVTQPTEQYGLGFDMKWNMGWMHDVLRYFSQPTLYRKYHHNELTFGMLYQYSERFLLALSHDEVVHGKSSLINKMPGADMKTKAQHLRALYGLMWGWPGKKLIFMGNEFGQSHEWDYRQSLDWHLLQYPDHQGIQRWVRDLNQLYQNDAVLKNSDFDTQGFSWVVVDDCDNSVVGFFRFFQSEVILVMGNFTPVPREYYRVGVPYLGFWQELLNSDATVYGGFGLGNLGGVTAEEIPAHGHPYSLSLTLPGNSALFFKNTGTSY; encoded by the coding sequence ATGGTGATTTCGGAAAGGGAGCTGTTAGCCTTTGCTCATGGGGCATGTCGCTGTCCCCATGATCTTTTGGGAGCGCATCTTGTTGAGGATTCGACGGTTGTCGTGAGAGCGTTTTTACAGGATGCAGCCCGGTGTGGAGTAGTGGTCGTTGCGTCGGGTAATATTTTCCAAATGGAGAAGATCCATGAGGCGGGATTTTTTGAGGTTACTGTCGAGAGTGATCACATTTTTGAATATATCTTACGTGTGGTCTATCCAGGTGGGCGCATCGAGGAAATGCGAGATCCTTACGCATTTTTCCCGACGGTTTCGGAGTATGATTGCTATCTTTTTAATCAAGGAAAGCACGAACAAGTTTTTGAAAAACTCGGAGCACATGTCGTTACGCATGAAAATATTTTAGGAACAAGTTTTTGTGTTTGGGCGCCAAGTGCAAAACGTGTGTCAGTAGTCGGTAAGTTTAACCGTTGGGACGGACGGTATGGACTGATGCGCCCATTGGGAAACTCTGGACTATGGGAGCTTTTTATTCCTGAAGACTTGAGTGGCGAAAAATACAAATACGAGATTATCGGTGCCGATGGGGAGCTGCGGTTGAAAAGTGATCCTTGCGGGCAATACTTTGAAGCACCGCCCCATAATGCATCGATTGTAATAAAGTCGGATTTTTCCTGGGAAGATCAGGTGTACTTTTCGGCGAAAAAGAATTACAAATCCGAAGCGATTTCGATTTATGAGGTTCACTTAGATTCCTGGCGGCGTGTCGTTGAAGAAGAAAACCGGCCGATGACTTATCGGGAAGTAGCGGTCGCACTCTGCGAGTACGTTAAAAACATGGGTTTTTCGCATATCGAGCTTTTACCGATCACAGAATATCCATTTTTGGGGTCGTGGGGATATCAGGTGACGGGATTTTACGCGCCCACCAATCGCTATGGGATTCCCGATGATTTTCGGTATTTCGTGAATTATTGTCACCAGCAGGGAATTGGGGTGATTATCGATTGGGTGCCCGCACATTTTCCTAAAGATGCATTTGCGTTGGAAAATTTCGATGGAACACACCTCTACGAACACGCCGATCCGAAACAGCGAGAGCATAAAGAGTGGGGGACGTATATTTTTAATTATGGGCGTCACGAAGTGCGTAATTTTTTGATCGGAAGCGCGCTTTTCTGGCTTGAGTCCATGCATGTTGATGGGATTCGGATCGATGCGGTTGCGTCGATGCTCTATTTGGATTACGCTAAAAGGCCCGGTGAGTGGATCCCAAATCGTTACGGCGGTCACGAAAATATCGAGGCGATTGAATTTTTACGCGCACTCAATGATACGATCCACCGAAAATTCCCCTACGCGATCACGATTGCAGAAGAGTCGACTTCGTTTGCGGGCGTGACGCAGCCGACGGAACAGTACGGTCTCGGCTTTGATATGAAGTGGAATATGGGGTGGATGCACGATGTCTTGCGCTACTTTTCTCAGCCCACGCTTTATCGAAAATATCACCACAATGAGCTAACTTTCGGTATGCTGTACCAGTACTCCGAACGCTTTTTGTTGGCACTTTCTCATGATGAAGTTGTCCACGGTAAGTCGTCACTCATTAACAAAATGCCCGGTGCCGATATGAAAACAAAGGCCCAGCATCTACGCGCATTATACGGGTTGATGTGGGGATGGCCGGGTAAAAAGCTGATCTTCATGGGCAATGAATTTGGCCAATCGCACGAATGGGATTATCGACAAAGCTTAGATTGGCATCTATTGCAATACCCAGATCATCAGGGAATTCAGCGTTGGGTGCGTGATCTCAATCAACTCTACCAAAATGATGCCGTCCTTAAAAATTCGGATTTTGATACGCAGGGATTTTCATGGGTAGTGGTCGATGATTGTGACAACAGTGTCGTTGGATTTTTCCGCTTCTTCCAGTCCGAAGTCATCCTCGTGATGGGAAACTTTACCCCTGTTCCGCGGGAATATTACCGCGTCGGCGTTCCGTATTTGGGGTTTTGGCAGGAGCTGCTCAATAGTGATGCAACGGTCTATGGTGGCTTCGGGCTTGGAAATCTCGGCGGCGTAACGGCAGAAGAAATTCCTGCGCATGGTCATCCGTATTCGTTATCGTTGACACTTCCAGGCAATAGTGCGCTCTTTTTTAAAAATACCGGTACTTCGTATTGA